A segment of the Streptomyces sp. NBC_00376 genome:
ACGCGCTGTTCTGTGAGGCGTACATCTGCTGTCGCAACTCGGGTTCTGGCACAACTTCTGTGATGCCGTTCTGCCTCTTCTCGTGCTCGCGCCGGGTCAACCCACTGACCTGTTGTTTCCGTGCGCCTCCCGAGCCGGCGCAGCGATCGACAGGCCGTAATCACAGGAGTTGCGCCAGAACCGCAACTCGTGAACAGAACCAATCCCATCGGGAGTCGACCGTCTACGAACCTCCGCCGCCGATCTTCACACCCTCTCCGTCACAGAGTGAGGATCCCTTCCCGGAAGAGACCTGCTGGGATGTCACAACGACTGTCTGTGACCCTGCTCTTCCGCGACCGGCCCTGGCTGTGGTTGTAGGTGGAGCCCGGCACCAGCAGTTGAACGGTCTTGCTCGTCTTGCCGCCATTGCGCGGCTGACACAGCTCTCCGTATATGTGGGCCTTGCCTATCTGCCTGACCGTTACCGGGACCTGCACCTCGTCACAGCGGGCGTCAGGGTGTCTACTCTGTACGGCGCTGAGGGCGGACGCAGTGTCGGCTTGAGTGGGGGCTCCGCCTGTGCGGAAGTGATTGCCGGCACGGCGAGCCCGACCATGGCGATCGCAGCCATGGAAGCGACTGTTGCCTTGGCTTTCGTTGACATGGTGCGACGCTGACGTGTGGTCGTGTTCATCTCCAAAGGGCCGAAGAGGGGCATCGGTACGTGGCACGGGGGCGTAGCCGGCCCCCGCTGGCGCGCGATGGGAGGGGGCGGCCGTGCGGGAACGGGCCGGGGCCGCTCAGGGCGTGGTGCCGCGGCGAAGGTGACGACCTTGCCGACTCCCCCCGGGCTGCGGGCGGCATCGTGGTGCGAACGGGCGCTTGATGGAGGGGAGTTGCCCTGTATACGTCGGCCAAAGGCCGCCACCGGGGCTTACCTGTCCCGGGCGCGAGCCCGGCGACGGCCCGCCGCAGCGGCGGCGCCTGCAGCAGTTTTGCGCAGCGATCCGTCCAGCCGGAGCGGGCCCGTGGCTTCTATTTCTGCGGGCTGCCGAACCAGCGGGTCGCGGCCTGCTGGAACGCCCTAAGGTCGAGAGCCTGATCGTCTACCCAGGCCACGACGCCGTCCGGGCGGATGAGCAGGGCGTTGAATCCGAGGTCGTTGCGTGCCGTGCCGGTCGCGTACTGGATCCGGCCCTGCCATCCCATGGTCGCACGCTGCAGCGCGTGGTCGCCGGTGAAGTCGAGGACCACGCCCCGGCCTTGGCGCAACAGGTCACCGAGGCGAGTGCCGTCCTCGAAGCGGAAGTCGGGGGCGGTACCGCCGACGAGCGGCTGCGCGCTGCCCAGGTCGTAGCGGTTGAACCCGGTTGTCTTCCGGTAGGCGAGGGTCGTTCCGTCCGTGGTGCTCAGCAGTTCGTGGACCAGCTGCCGCAGCGCGGGGGCATTGGGGCCGGGCTTCATGGTGGCGACCTGGGCGCGTGACCAGTCCAGGATGGCGGCGCCGATGGGGTGGCGCTCACTGGTGTAAGTGTCGAGCAGTCCTTCGGGCGCGGTGCCGTGCACGGTCGCGGCGAGCTTCCAGCCGAGGTTGGCGGCGTCGCCGATGCCGAGGTTGACCCCCTGGCCGCCGAGGGGGGAGTGGATGTGCGCGGCGTCGCCGGCGAGCAGGACGCGGCCCTTGCGGTAGGTCGTCGCCTGCATCGCGCGGTCCGTGAAGCTCGATGCCAGATGAACATCGGTCAGCGTCACGTCGGTATCGGTGATGCGGCGCAGGACTTCCTGGAGGTGCTCACGGGTCAGTAGCTGAGAACGGTCGAACGCGCCGCCGTCGAAGTCCATCATGCCCAGGTGCCCCTCGAAGGGCGTACGCAGGTACATGCCGTTCGGTGTCAGGTTGAAGCCGAGTGGCAGCTGTTGCGGGTCGGTGAAGGTGACGCGCGCGACGTAGCCGGTGAAGAGCGGATCCGTGCCGACGAAGTCGAAGCCTGCGAGGCCGCGCACCGTGCTGCGGCCGCCGTCACACCCCACCAGGTAGCGCGCCTGGTACTCCTGTCCGGCTGCCGTGACGACGACGGACTGGTCGTCCTGCGTCACAGCCGTGACGGGAGCGCCGCGGACGATGTCCACGCCGAGCGCAATGGCACGCTCGGCCAGGACCTTGCTGACCGCTTCGAGGCTGGTCATGAAACCTTCCATCGCCGGGCTGGGCAGCCGGAACGGGAAGGCGGACGCGTCGATGTCGGCCACGTCCAGGCCCATGCCCGCGAAATGGCTCACGTCCCGGGGAGCCGGCGCCTCGATCGCGTCGGAGGCCGCGCCAACCTTCTTCGCATCGGCGCCGGAAGCGTCAATCACCGCTTCGAGCAGGCCGCGGCTATAGAACACCTGGGCCGATCCTGCGCTCAGGCCGCGCAATCCGAGCGGGAGCGCCTTGTAGGGCGAGGCGACCTCCTCGTCCCGCTCCAGGACCAGGACGGAACAGCCGCCCAGGGCGAGCTCGGTGGCCAGGAACAAACCGACCGGTCCGCCGCCTGCAATCACTACGTCACGCATGGGAGATACCTTCCTGAAAACGCACGCCGGGGACGCGGGCCGGATGGGACAGGTCAGCCGAGCCGGGTCAGGCCATCGAGGACGATGGCGATGCCGGTGAGGAACTGCTCGCGATCGTCGTGCTCCCTTATCTGACCGACGATGGCGTGCATGAACGGGTAGTCCTCGGGAGCGAGGTCCTGCCAGGCCGTCGCCGTCGCTCCGAGAAACTCGGCACGGCTGGGCTGGACGGTCGAGGTGTCACCGTCGATGCGGGCGTTCTGGCTGACCGCCCCGAGGATGTAGTGCACGAGCGTCGCGGTGGCGTCGAACCAGGAAACCTGTGGCACACCCAGCGCGCCCACCTGACGGCCGATCCTCTCGAAGATCCCCACCATCACCGGGCCGAATGGCTTCCGGACGATCTGCAGAGTCAGTCGTGTCGCGAGCCACTGGTGCTCGGCGATCGCGTCGAACAGTGCCAGCGCGACGCTGCGGATCTTGTCCTCGGGCGTGGCCGCGGCTGCGGCCGCGGCGGGCTTGGCTGCCAGCGCAGCGGTGACGACCGTTTCCGTTGCCATGTCCAGCAGCTCGTCACGGCTGCCCACCCGGTAGTAGATCGCCCCGGACCCGGTGGACAGGCGCTCGGTCAGCGCTCGAGTGGTCAGCCCGCTCTCGCCACCCGCATCGAGCAGCTCGATCGAAGCCTCGATGATCTGCTCCTGGGAGAGCACTTGGTTACGCCGCTGAGGCCGGCGGGTTCTCGTTGTCATGCCTCCACCGTGGCACATTTGGAGTGTCATTCCAAATTAGTGTGGTGCTCCAAATCTGTCAGCGTACCTTCCGAAAGTACCCAGGCGCTTGTTCGACTGACGTCAGGTGAAGGGTGGACGGAACGGAACGACGTTGTCGGCGGCGCCGACTCTTCCCGCTGGATGGAACCGCGCCGGCCAGGGTCAGGTTGGTCACCAACTGGCTGAGTTCTGCGATCTCTTCTCGCTGGTTGGAGATAGTTGACTTGGATCTTGGGGAGCGGTCGCGGAGGGTGACGATGTTGTTCGATTGAAAGGGTGGTCACGAACCCCGGCGGCCCGATTCAGCCGCTCACCTCGCAGCCTCCACACATGACCGATGATTCGTTCCAGACGGCGCTGCGGTGCCCGCGGCGGGCATGCTCGGCGGTGGTGTCGCGGCGCTCGCCGCAGCGTTCGTCGGCAACTCAAAGCGAAGCCCTCGTTCTTGAAGCCCTTTGAACCCACCTTGGGCATCGAGCGTCGCCGGCGTGCAGATTGTTCCCGCAGGGCGGTGCAGCACTTCGAGTGCGGGGCCGACGAACGCTGTCGCCGACGCCGTCCCTGCGCCCGCGTCGGCCCGTGACCTCGTCGGCCGACTGCTGCTGGTTGGGCCGGGGCAGCGGTGATCAGCGGATTCCGGCTGTTCTCCGGACCGTTCGGATCTGGCCATAGGCGGTCTGGATATGGGTGCCCTGGGGTGTGTTGAGGGCCAGTGCGGTGGCGAGTGTGCGGACGGCGGGGATGTCGAGCAGCAGAACGGAGAGCACGCGGTTGAGCTGGGCGACGATGTCGGCTGCGGACCGGGGCGGGTGGCGGTATTCGGCCTGCTTCCCGGAGAAGTTCGCCGAGCGCGGCGGCATCCGGTTCCCCGTCCCGTGCGCGCCGCAGGGCGACGAGGACCTGCCACAGTGCGTCGGTCTCCCACGCGGGCACCGCCCGGAGAACACCATGTCGTTGATGCCCTGCGAGATGGTGGCGGGGGTCGGGAGGAGGGCCGTGGCCTGGTTGTTGATTGCATCCGCCGCCGCCCGGTACGGGGCATCGGGCAGGCCGGCCGAACAGCCGGTCTAGGCACAATACCGGTGACTTTGTTGGTGGTGGGTCGTTGGGTGTGGTGTGCCAAGGCCTGGACAGGTGAAGTCGTCGGGTGAGCGGTTGTCGGACCGGATCGCTCTGGGTGTGCTGACGCGGGTGTTTCCGCCCGAGTTGGTGGATGAGGTGGTTGTTGGGTGTGGGCGTCTGGAACAGCGGTCGCGGCTGTTGCCGGCCCGGGTGGTGGTCTATTTCGTGCTCGCGATGTGTCTGTTCTCCGGGCAGGGCTATGAGGAGGTGGCCCGACTGCTGACGCAGGGGCTGGAGCGGGTGCGGCGGTGGGAGAAACCGTGGCAGGTGCCCACGACAGCGGCGATCGGCCGGGCCCGCCGGCGATTGGGGCCGGAGCCGTTGAAGGTGCTGTTCGCGCGAGTGTGCCGGCCGGTGGCCGCCCCGGACACTACTGGTGCCTGGTATCGGCAGTGGCGTCTGGTTGCGGTGGACGGCACGGTCTTCGATGTGCCGGACACCGGGGCGAACAGCGATTTCTTCGGCCGGCCCGGCTCGGGCCGGGGACAGCAGCGCAGTGCCTACCCGCAGGTGAGGGTCGCTGCGCTGGTGGAGTGCGGGACACACGCGGTGTTCGCCGCGGCGACCGGCCCGCTGTCGGTTCATGAACAGCAGTTGATTCCCGGCCTGCTGGGCCGGCTCGAGCCGGGAATGCTGCTGATGGCCGACCGCGGCATCACCGGCTTCGAGCTGTGGCGGGCCGCCTCGGACACGGGCGCGGACCTGTTGTGGCGCGTCCGGAAGAACATCGTGCTCCCGGTCCTCGAAGCCTTCGACGACGGCTCCTACCTGTCCGAGATCGTTGCGGCAGGCGACCGCAAGCACCGGGACCCGGTCCGGGTCCGCGTCATCGAGTACACCCTCGGCCGCGAGGACGCCGACACGGTCTACCGGCTGATCACGACCATCTGCAACCCGCAGGAGGCCCCTGCGGCCGACCTGGCGGGCCTCTACCATCAACGCTGGGAGATCGAGAACACCCTGGACGAGATCAAGACCCATCAGGGCGGACACCGCCTCGTCCTCCGCTCCCAGTACCCCGATGGCGTCGAGCAGGAAATCTACGGTTTCCTTCTTGTCCACCACGCACTCCGGGACGTCATGCACCACACCGCTCACCAGGCCGGCCTCGACCCCGACAGACTGTCCTTCACCCGCACCCTTCGCATCGCTCGCCGCCACGTCACCGACCAGGCGGCACTTTCCCCCCTCACGACTCAGTCGAGCCCTGACCCACGCCATCCGTGAGCTGCTGGAACGACTCCTGCCACCCCGCAGGCAACGCTCCAACCCCCGTGTCATCAAACGCAAGATGGCCAACTGGCACCTCAAACACACCCACCACCGCAACCCACCCCGACCACCCGCAGCAGCAATCACACTCATCCCGCCCACCAAACCCGCCAGCAGACGCCAGAAGAGCACCTAAATCACCGGTATTGGGTCTAGGTCTCGTTCTGGACGGCGTCGGCGAGCTGGGGCAGGACCATGGTGCCGAGACAGTGCACGTCGCGATGCCATGACGGGATACCGGGCAGCACACAAGGGTGTTCGGCAGGTTTGCCGGGGCCCGGACCGGGACGGAATGGCCGGTTTCCTACCCTTCTCTTGGTCGTCGGATCGGCCGTTACTGTTCTGCTCCCGAGACCGATGCTGCTTGGCACAATGCGAGCAACTGATCTCCTCGATGATGGGCGGTATGGATGGACCCCCTGCAACCCGGTGACCCCCGCCGGATCGGCCCGTACCGCCTGCAAGCCAGGCTGGGCGCAGGCGGTATGGGCCAGGTGTTCCTGGCACTCTCCCCGGGCGGCGGCCGCAAGGTCGCGGTCAAGCTGATCCGTCCCGACTATGCCCGCAACCCTCAATTCCGGGAGCGTTTTTCCTTGGAGGTGCAGGCCGCCGGGCGTGTGGGCGGATTCCACACCGCGCAGGTCATCGATGCCGACCCGGATGCCGAGGCCCCATGGATGGTGACCGCCTACATCAGCGGTCCCTCCTTGCAGGACTTGGTGCACGGCGGCACTTTGCTCGCCCCCCAGGCGGTGAGCGAGTTGGGTGCGGGTCTGGCCGAAGGCCTGGGTGCGATCCACGCGTGCGGCCTCGTCCACCGGGACCTGAAGCCCGGCAACGTGATCATGGCGGACGACGGTCCGCGCATCATCGACTTCGGCATCGCCCAGGTCGGCAACGCCAGCGCCCTGACGGTTACGGGCGCACCGATCGGCACATACGCGTTCATGTCCCCGGAGCAGGTGCGAGGAGAGGAGGTGGGCCCGGCGAGCGACGTGTTCTCGCTCGGCTGTGTGCTTGCCTTCGCCGCGAATGGTCATGGCCCCTTCGACGCCCCGAACATTCCCGCGATCGTACGGCGGATCCTCGATGAGCCACCGCGTCTGGACGGCCTCGCCGACCCACTGCGCGAGCTGATCGCCGCATGCTTGGCCAAGGAACCGGCGCATCGACCGGAGATCGCCGAGATCCTGCGATGCACCGGACCATCGCCCCACATCCGCACGGAACCGGGAGCCACCCCGGAACCGACGGAACCGCTTGCCCTAACAGAACCGCTTGCCCTGCCGGAATCACGGAAATCAGGCCTGCGCCGCGGCCCGGGACGGCGCGCCATCCTGCTCGGCGGTGTCGCGGCGGCCGCGGTAGCCGTCCCCGCGGTGGTCTTCTGGCCCAGGGACAAGAAGGACACGGGACAGCAGAACGGAGCGGGGAAGGCGCCGGAAAAGGCAGGACCGAAAAAGCCCACCGCAGGCGAGCTCAACGGCAAGGTCCCAGTGGTAGGGGCGGCGTACAGTCCCGATGGCGGGACAGTCGCTGCTTCCAGCTACAGAGCCTCGACGGACGATGGATCGGGCGATAAAGGGGACAGCGGCTGCATCCAACTCTGGGACATGGCGACCCGTCGGCTCTCCACCCTGACCCTCGGGGAATCGGACTTCCTGCCGAACGCGGTGGCATTCAGCCCCAGTGGCAAGACCCTCGCCGTTGGCAGTGCCGGTTCGGACAGCGTCACCTTGTGGAACATGGCCACGGGGCGAGTCCAGACCACCCTCAAGCGTGAGTGGGACTTCGACGACGATTCGTGGTCCTGGACGAACGCGCTGACGTTCAGCCCCGACGGCAAGACGCTCGCCGTCAGCGGCCAGGACTACAAAACGGGAGGCGAGGGCCAAATCCGGCTGTGGGACCTGTCGGGACGACGTCCCGTCGGCACGGCACTTGACGGCAGGCACGAAGGGGCCTTCTTCCACGTGGCGTTCAGCCCCGACGGACGCTCCATCGCTGCCGGCGGCGAGTCCGGAGTACGCCTCTGGGACCGTTCGAACCACCGCGTCACCGCCCTCCGCGACTCCGTGACCTACACCAACGCGGTGGCGTTCAGCCCCGACAGCAAGACTCTCGCCAGCTGCGACGGATCCAGCTACGAGGCCTCGGCCAGTACCGGCCGCGGCGGCATCTGGCTGTGGGACGCCACTACCGGCCGTACCACCACACTTGCCGAGGAGATCGTGTACTCCGTGGCGTTTTGCCCTGACGGAAAGTCGCTCGCCAGTGCCGGCAAGGACGGGCTCAAGGTGTGGAACGTGGCCACCGGGCGTGGCTCCGTACTGGACGACAGCGCACACTACTGGCTGGCGCTCAGTCCGGATGGCACAACCCTCGCCACCACAAGCAAGCGAACCTCGACCGAAATTCAGCTCTGGAACCTCGCATGAAGTCCCTGGAGAGTCGCGCAGAAACGTGCAGCGGCTCGAACGAGAAGAGACAACAGAAGAAAAGGAGGAAAAGACTCAAACTTGATCACAAACACCGCAGGTCGCTCGACGGACTGACCTGGGAGTTCTCCGCGGAAGGCGGCATCGGCCGTGCTCCCGAGGGCGGCATCGGCCGTGCTCCCGAGGGCGGCATCGGCATGAAGTTGTCCACGTCAGCCGATTCTCCCCACGCCCGGGCGGAGGGCCGTCGAGTCGTGCACACCAGGGCGCCCGCGGTCCCCGGTAGAGGCGCGGGCGTTCTGGCGTGCGGGGTGGGGTGGGTCAGGCAGGGTCCGGCTCCTCCACCGCCACCACGACCATCACCGGAAGATCGATGCCATGCTGGACCACGCCTGAGAGGAGATTCCTCGATCTCGGGCAGAAAGTCGGCCGGCGCCTGCTCCTCCTGCTCGTGGACGGCATCCACGTCCTCGAAGTAGCCCGACTCGTCGACGTCGCGGATCCAGACGGCGAACGAGACGCAGACCACCCCACCGCCCAACGTCTGGATCCGGCCCCCGACGCCGTCCTTGTCCCACGATGTCTCCACGCCGTCACGGGGCTTGTCCCCGGGCGTCCACTCCTGGGCCGAGAACCGCGCCACCGCACCCTCGGCATTCAACGGGGCGATAACCCCGAACTCATTCCACTCATTCCGTTGCCGGGCACGTGACACGATTCCACGAACACGACGGCGGCCAGCACCTGCCGGTCCCCGTACTTGCGGCGACCCCCACCCTGGTGCCGTACCGGGGCGGTTGGAACCACCCGCCACAAGCTGGGCCAGTACCCCCGACGGTTTTTGCTCGGCCATCAGCCCGGAGCACCGTGGATGCCGATGCTCGGCTCAGAGGACGAGAGGCCCAAGTCGGTGCGCCGGCGCTCCTCGAGGAATTCGATGCGCCGGGCCTGTTCGTCGGTGATCACATCGCACACCCAGTCCCAGTGCAGTGCCACCCGGTCGCCTGCGGACAGGCCGTCGAGCAGCGTCAGTCCACCGGCCGAGCAGCGTACGGTCTCCTCCTGCCACGCGCCGTCGGTCAGCCCCGCACCGTCCCAGCACAGCGGGCGTGACCGCACGGTTGCGAAGTCCCTGTCGGCGGCCACGACCACTCCCGTACGGACGCGGCACTGGTCGAGCACGGACAGGGCGGTCGGATGGCCGCTCGACCGCAGCAGCGGGGCCCACGGATACACCTCGAACACCTGGAAGCTGTGGTGGGCCAGGGCGCGCCGGCCGGCGTCGCGCCAGGTGCCGCCGGGCTGTCCCCGGAACCGGTCGGCCATGCGCTCCACAAGAGCGGCGGGATCGGCCCGGTCCAGCAGCTCGTTGCCGATCCAGTACGCCTCGACCACCCGCACGTCGAGCGGGTCCGCCAGCCCGGCCGTCTCCGCGAGGAACTGGAGATAGCACCAGGCCCCTTCGAACTGCCGGGCGCGCCGCTCGATGTCGGCGGTCGCGTCACGGCGCAGGAGGGCCGCCGCGTCGGCGGGGCCGCAGTAGCCGAGCTCGTTGGGCGGGTAGGCGTATCGCGCGAACAGCAGGGCGCCCTCGGCACTCACTCAGCAGATCCTCGGTAGTTGTTCGCCGATCGGCAGCCCGATCACCCGGCTCCCGCCCAGTCCTGTCTTCGCGACGACCATCCCGGCGTGATCCGGAACGCAGCTGCCGATCCGGCAGGCGGACCTGCCCAGGGGATGGGCCCGCATGGCGGCCAGCACCCGGTCCGCGTCCCCGGCCGGGACGATCGCGATCAGTTTGCCCTCGTTGGCCACCTGGAGCGGGTCGAGCCCGAGCAGGCTGCACGCGTCGTGCACCGCGGGCGGCACGGGAAGCAGCCGCTCGACCAGTTCGATGCCCACGTCCGAGGCGCGGGCGATCTCGTTCAGCGAAGCCGAGACGCCCCCGCGTGTGGGGTCCCGGAGCACATGGAGGTCGGTACCGGTGGCGAGCATGGCGGCGACCAGCCCGTGCAGCGCGGCGGTGTCGCTCTTCACCGTCGTACCGAATTCGAGGCCCTCCCGGCAGCTCATCACGGCCACACCGTGCACACCGATGTCGCCGCTGACGAGCACCGCGTCGCCGGGGAGCGCCCGGCGCGCATGGACGTCGACGCCGGGAGGGATCACGCCGATGCCCGAGGTGTTGAGGTAGACGCCGTCACCACTGCCGTGCTCCACGACTTTCGTGTCCCCGGTGACCAGGCGTACGCCGGCGTCCTCGGCGGCCCGGCCCACGGCCTGCGCGATCCGGCCGACATCGCTCAGCGCGGTGCCCTCCGCGAGGATGAAGGCGGTGGACAGGAACAGGGGCGTCGCACCCGACATGGCCAGGTCGTTGACCGTGCCGTTCACCGCCAGTTCACCGATCGACCCACCGGGGAAGAACATCGGCTTCACCACGAACGAGTCCGTGGAGAAGGCGAGACGGGTGCCTGAGCCGACCGTCAGCACGGCCGAGTCACCGAGGTCGGCGGCGGCCGCGGCACCGTACGCGGGCAGGAACAGGTGCTCGATCAGCTCACCGGACATCGCACCGCCGCCGCCGTGTCCCATGACTACGGACGGGACGTCCCGCAGCGGTACCGGGCAGACCCACCCCTCGAAGTCGAGGTCGGGTACGTCGTCCACCACGGCGGTCACGTCTTGCATCGCGTCAGTCACTTCGCATCGACCAGTTCCAGGCGGCGGTGGGTGTAGTAGGCGGCGCATGCGCCCTCGGACGACACCATGGTCGCGCCGAGCGGATTCCTCGGCGTGCACTCCTTGCCGAACGCCTCGCACAGATGCGGCTTGATCAGGCCCTGGAGGACTTCGCCCGAGCGGCAGAGCGACGACTCGGCGGTGTGGATGTCCGTCACGTCGAACCGCTGCTCCGCGTCGAACGCCCGGTACTTCTCGGAGAGCTGCCATCCGCTGCGGGGAATCGCCCCGATGCCGCGCCAGGTCCGGTCGGTCACCTCGAACACATCGGCGAGCATCTCCATGGCGGGCACATTGCCCTCCTCGCGTACGGCCCTGGGGTAGGCGTTCTCCACCTCGTGCCGGCCCGCCTCCAGCTGGACGACGGTTCGGCGGACGCCTTCGAGGATGTCCAGAGGCTCGAAGCCGGTCACCACGATCGGCACCTTGTACTTCCGGGCCAGCGCCGGGTACTCGGCCGTCCCCATCACACTGCATACGTGGCCTGCGGCGAGGAACGCCTGCACCCGGCACGTCGAGGACTCCATGATCGCGGCGATCGCGGGCGGCACCAGCACATGGGACACCAGCAGCGAGAAGTTCCGAACCCCGAGCCGCTGGGCCTGATACACCGTCATGGCGTTCGCGGGAGCGGTCGTCTCGAACCCGATTCCGAAGAAGACGACTTCGCGGTCGGGGTTCTCCCGGGCGATCTTCAGCGCGTCGAGGGGCGAGTACACCACACGTACGTCGCCGCCGGCGCTCTTGATGGAGAAGAGGTCCTGGCTGCTGCCGGGCACGCGCAGCATGTCGCCGAACGAGCAGAAGACGACGCCGGGGCGGGCGGCGATCGCCAGTGCCCGGTCGATGGTCTCCAGCGGGGTGACACAGACGGGACATCCCGGTCCGTGGATCATCTCCACACTGTCCGGCAGCAGTTGGTCGATGCCATGCCGGATGATGGAGTGGGTCTGGCCGCCGCAGACCTCCATCAGCGCCCACTTCCGCGTGGTGGCCGCGTGGATCTGCTCGATCAGCTTCTTCGCGAGATCGGGGTCACTGAACTCTTCGAGATACTTCACCGGCCGACTCCTTCGGGAGGCGCACCCTGCTGGGCTGCGCGTTCGAAGCCGTCCCCGAACTCCTCGGCCAGGATGCCGAGCCGCTCGAAGTCGGCAAGGGTGTCCAGGGCCGATCGTTCGTCGAGGCGCTGGATGGCGAAACCGACGTGCACGATGACGTATTCACCGACGGTCGCATCGGGGATGTACTGGAGGCACACCTCCTTGCGCACCCCGCCGAAATCGACCTCGGCCATCACGGTGCCGTCGACTTCGGCGGTACTGAGGACACGCCCCGGAACAGCCAGACACATGGTCCCTCCTCTCTGTGGATTCCTCTTGAAGTACGGCGGTACGGTCGGGCCGCAGCGTCAGCCCGATGCGGCGATCACGAGCTGGCCGAGGGCGATCCCGCCATCGTTCGGGGGAAGCAGGCGCGGCCGCAGGACGGTGAAACTCCTCTCGGTCAGGCCGCGTTGCGTCGCCTCGAGCAGTACGGCGTTCTGGAAGACGCCACCGCCCAGTGCCACGGTGGAGAGGCCGGTGCGCGAGCGGCAGAGGTCCGCGAGGCGGGCGGCCAGAGTGGCGACGGCGGTGTGGAAGCGCGCAGCGATCAGCCCGGCCGTGACGCCGTCCCGTAGGTCGGACACCACGGCCCGAATGACCGGGCCCGGATCCGCGACGGCGGGTTCCCCCCTCTTCCCGGGCCGGATGCCGAAGCGGTAGCCGCGCTCCGGTGCCGCGGGGCAGGCGGCAGCGGCACGGGCCAGCCCTTCCAGTTCCATGGCTGCCTCCGCCTCGTACGCCACCACGTGCCGGACGCCGGCCAGGGACGCGACCGCGTCGAAGAGCCGGCCCACGCCCGACGTGGGCACGCAGCCGAATCCGGTGGTGAACTGATGGGCCAGTACGTCGCGTTCGGCGGGCGGGCAGGCACGCACCGCGGGCAGGTCGTCGTCCCAGGGGATGCCGGCCGCGTGCAGATGCGCGAGGGCCATCCGGTACGGCCGCAGCACACTCGCGTCGCCCCCGGCCAGCGGTACGTAACCCAGGTGGGCGGCCCTGCTGAACGACGCGTAGCCGGCCACCAGGACCTCGCCGCCCCAGGCCGCCCCGTCGGCGCCGTGGCCGGTGCCGTCGAAGGCGATGCCGATCACGCGCTCGTCCGCGCCCAGGCCGTGCTCCGCCATGACGGACGCGATGTGCGCGT
Coding sequences within it:
- a CDS encoding IS4 family transposase; translation: MPRPGQVKSSGERLSDRIALGVLTRVFPPELVDEVVVGCGRLEQRSRLLPARVVVYFVLAMCLFSGQGYEEVARLLTQGLERVRRWEKPWQVPTTAAIGRARRRLGPEPLKVLFARVCRPVAAPDTTGAWYRQWRLVAVDGTVFDVPDTGANSDFFGRPGSGRGQQRSAYPQVRVAALVECGTHAVFAAATGPLSVHEQQLIPGLLGRLEPGMLLMADRGITGFELWRAASDTGADLLWRVRKNIVLPVLEAFDDGSYLSEIVAAGDRKHRDPVRVRVIEYTLGREDADTVYRLITTICNPQEAPAADLAGLYHQRWEIENTLDEIKTHQGGHRLVLRSQYPDGVEQEIYGFLLVHHALRDVMHHTAHQAGLDPDRLSFTRTLRIARRHVTDQAALSPLTTQSSPDPRHP
- a CDS encoding WD40 repeat domain-containing serine/threonine protein kinase, yielding MDPLQPGDPRRIGPYRLQARLGAGGMGQVFLALSPGGGRKVAVKLIRPDYARNPQFRERFSLEVQAAGRVGGFHTAQVIDADPDAEAPWMVTAYISGPSLQDLVHGGTLLAPQAVSELGAGLAEGLGAIHACGLVHRDLKPGNVIMADDGPRIIDFGIAQVGNASALTVTGAPIGTYAFMSPEQVRGEEVGPASDVFSLGCVLAFAANGHGPFDAPNIPAIVRRILDEPPRLDGLADPLRELIAACLAKEPAHRPEIAEILRCTGPSPHIRTEPGATPEPTEPLALTEPLALPESRKSGLRRGPGRRAILLGGVAAAAVAVPAVVFWPRDKKDTGQQNGAGKAPEKAGPKKPTAGELNGKVPVVGAAYSPDGGTVAASSYRASTDDGSGDKGDSGCIQLWDMATRRLSTLTLGESDFLPNAVAFSPSGKTLAVGSAGSDSVTLWNMATGRVQTTLKREWDFDDDSWSWTNALTFSPDGKTLAVSGQDYKTGGEGQIRLWDLSGRRPVGTALDGRHEGAFFHVAFSPDGRSIAAGGESGVRLWDRSNHRVTALRDSVTYTNAVAFSPDSKTLASCDGSSYEASASTGRGGIWLWDATTGRTTTLAEEIVYSVAFCPDGKSLASAGKDGLKVWNVATGRGSVLDDSAHYWLALSPDGTTLATTSKRTSTEIQLWNLA
- a CDS encoding DUF6390 family protein, which encodes MSAEGALLFARYAYPPNELGYCGPADAAALLRRDATADIERRARQFEGAWCYLQFLAETAGLADPLDVRVVEAYWIGNELLDRADPAALVERMADRFRGQPGGTWRDAGRRALAHHSFQVFEVYPWAPLLRSSGHPTALSVLDQCRVRTGVVVAADRDFATVRSRPLCWDGAGLTDGAWQEETVRCSAGGLTLLDGLSAGDRVALHWDWVCDVITDEQARRIEFLEERRRTDLGLSSSEPSIGIHGAPG
- a CDS encoding FAD-dependent oxidoreductase, translating into MRDVVIAGGGPVGLFLATELALGGCSVLVLERDEEVASPYKALPLGLRGLSAGSAQVFYSRGLLEAVIDASGADAKKVGAASDAIEAPAPRDVSHFAGMGLDVADIDASAFPFRLPSPAMEGFMTSLEAVSKVLAERAIALGVDIVRGAPVTAVTQDDQSVVVTAAGQEYQARYLVGCDGGRSTVRGLAGFDFVGTDPLFTGYVARVTFTDPQQLPLGFNLTPNGMYLRTPFEGHLGMMDFDGGAFDRSQLLTREHLQEVLRRITDTDVTLTDVHLASSFTDRAMQATTYRKGRVLLAGDAAHIHSPLGGQGVNLGIGDAANLGWKLAATVHGTAPEGLLDTYTSERHPIGAAILDWSRAQVATMKPGPNAPALRQLVHELLSTTDGTTLAYRKTTGFNRYDLGSAQPLVGGTAPDFRFEDGTRLGDLLRQGRGVVLDFTGDHALQRATMGWQGRIQYATGTARNDLGFNALLIRPDGVVAWVDDQALDLRAFQQAATRWFGSPQK
- a CDS encoding TetR/AcrR family transcriptional regulator, giving the protein MTTRTRRPQRRNQVLSQEQIIEASIELLDAGGESGLTTRALTERLSTGSGAIYYRVGSRDELLDMATETVVTAALAAKPAAAAAAATPEDKIRSVALALFDAIAEHQWLATRLTLQIVRKPFGPVMVGIFERIGRQVGALGVPQVSWFDATATLVHYILGAVSQNARIDGDTSTVQPSRAEFLGATATAWQDLAPEDYPFMHAIVGQIREHDDREQFLTGIAIVLDGLTRLG
- the hypE gene encoding hydrogenase expression/formation protein HypE; the encoded protein is MQDVTAVVDDVPDLDFEGWVCPVPLRDVPSVVMGHGGGGAMSGELIEHLFLPAYGAAAAADLGDSAVLTVGSGTRLAFSTDSFVVKPMFFPGGSIGELAVNGTVNDLAMSGATPLFLSTAFILAEGTALSDVGRIAQAVGRAAEDAGVRLVTGDTKVVEHGSGDGVYLNTSGIGVIPPGVDVHARRALPGDAVLVSGDIGVHGVAVMSCREGLEFGTTVKSDTAALHGLVAAMLATGTDLHVLRDPTRGGVSASLNEIARASDVGIELVERLLPVPPAVHDACSLLGLDPLQVANEGKLIAIVPAGDADRVLAAMRAHPLGRSACRIGSCVPDHAGMVVAKTGLGGSRVIGLPIGEQLPRIC